The Pseudomonas berkeleyensis genome includes a region encoding these proteins:
- a CDS encoding tripartite tricarboxylate transporter TctB family protein, with protein MSSATTSTAVRTGLQIRDPRDAIAGALFIAFGLGGGAIALSYPLGSAMRMGAGYFPLLVCVALTLLGAVIVLRSLSWRLVERDALESLFVLRPALFIAAGVLAFALLVPVLGLLLATLAMTLLSGYARPQVRLGEQVALGLALAGFGGLVFAWGLGLQLPVLPV; from the coding sequence ATGTCATCTGCTACAACCTCCACGGCCGTCCGTACCGGCCTGCAAATCCGCGACCCGCGCGATGCCATTGCCGGCGCGCTGTTCATTGCTTTCGGCCTGGGCGGCGGGGCGATTGCCCTGAGCTATCCGCTGGGCAGCGCCATGCGCATGGGCGCGGGCTATTTCCCTTTGCTGGTGTGCGTTGCGCTGACGCTGCTCGGTGCCGTGATCGTATTGCGCAGCCTGTCCTGGCGCCTGGTCGAGCGTGATGCGCTGGAGTCGCTGTTCGTGTTGCGCCCGGCGCTGTTCATCGCCGCCGGTGTGTTGGCCTTCGCCTTGTTGGTGCCGGTGCTGGGCTTGCTGCTGGCGACCCTGGCGATGACCCTGCTTAGCGGCTACGCGAGGCCGCAGGTACGTCTCGGCGAGCAGGTTGCGCTGGGCCTGGCGCTCGCCGGTTTCGGTGGGCTGGTATTCGCCTGGGGCCTGGGTTTGCAACTGCCCGTGCTGCCGGTCTGA